The Bacteroidota bacterium genome contains a region encoding:
- a CDS encoding DUF4263 domain-containing protein encodes MDKDKIENSFSPYSKMVAQSLLEIYWSKIYQLVKADPTLIKTVTGFLLKPEKIVLYFGKTHIALEYFGKETLDELQDENKFDLVYFDYTQTENNFFDQIVGFKFVSTRDEIEFPLMGIVEDLVIPTNEGMTKLLELGWNFDAQNFILSMNGGKYFIPENKFCRIINGLFFDADSNGLKTRQIKWIDFIPIKYDDSNPDYDTLAIDLNPYETFVEGDTHYIYPLPERNEYKYSKLPQINRFIELCGDKNTTEPMITTFLEQSENLFILSMAFFGKKIRAQLLCEWQSEIKPSIKPDFFIVGPNGFANIIEFKLPYLKSKTITGRANRETFSAEIQSYISQTRAYESYFDDPNNRKWFEDKYGFKVHKPKRILVVGRRWDFTNEEWRDIVADFKNVEIITYDDLVDGVTAQFYI; translated from the coding sequence ATGGATAAAGATAAAATCGAAAATAGTTTTAGCCCATATTCAAAAATGGTTGCACAGTCTTTGCTAGAAATTTATTGGTCAAAAATTTATCAATTAGTAAAAGCTGACCCTACTTTAATTAAAACCGTTACAGGATTTTTATTAAAACCAGAAAAAATTGTTTTATATTTTGGTAAGACACACATAGCTCTAGAGTATTTTGGAAAAGAAACGCTCGATGAATTACAAGATGAAAACAAATTCGATCTTGTTTATTTTGATTACACTCAAACGGAGAATAATTTTTTTGATCAAATTGTTGGATTCAAGTTTGTTAGTACTCGGGATGAAATAGAATTTCCGTTGATGGGAATAGTTGAAGATTTAGTAATTCCTACAAACGAAGGTATGACAAAATTACTGGAACTTGGATGGAATTTTGATGCACAAAATTTTATTCTTTCAATGAATGGGGGTAAATATTTTATTCCTGAAAATAAATTTTGTAGAATAATAAATGGTTTGTTTTTTGATGCCGATTCAAATGGATTAAAGACTCGTCAAATTAAATGGATAGATTTTATACCAATTAAGTATGATGATTCAAATCCAGATTACGATACATTAGCTATTGATCTAAACCCTTATGAAACTTTCGTTGAAGGTGATACTCACTATATTTACCCTTTACCTGAACGAAATGAGTATAAATATTCCAAACTTCCACAAATTAATAGATTCATAGAGTTATGTGGTGATAAGAACACAACTGAACCTATGATAACCACTTTTTTAGAACAAAGTGAAAATTTGTTTATACTCTCAATGGCTTTTTTTGGAAAAAAAATTCGTGCTCAATTATTATGTGAATGGCAAAGCGAAATTAAACCTTCAATAAAACCAGATTTTTTCATTGTAGGACCAAATGGATTTGCAAATATAATAGAATTTAAGCTTCCTTATTTAAAATCAAAAACTATAACAGGACGAGCTAACAGAGAAACTTTTTCTGCCGAAATACAATCTTATATTTCCCAAACACGTGCTTATGAATCATATTTTGATGATCCCAATAACCGTAAATGGTTTGAGGATAAATATGGATTTAAAGTACACAAACCTAAAAGAATTCTAGTTGTGGGAAGAAGATGGGATTTTACTAACGAGGAGTGGAGAGATATTGTAGCTGACTTTAAAAACGTTGAAATAATAACATATGATGATTTAGTTGATGGAGTTACAGCACAATTTTACATATAG
- the lon gene encoding endopeptidase La, with translation MEETQEQSDDSNVQDSPGTSFQTSTSNEKDNLSLIPETLPVLPLKDIVVFPYMIFPILAGRDSTIKAINFSLESHKYILLVTQVDEKIEEPTFENLYKTGTVAKILQVLRLPNGLIKVLVDGIAPATIEKFSNAEYISATVGVKMTEYTEDNELTALVRRASTLFHQYVQSNRNLPQESTIAFDNIKEADRKLYYIASAINIDTQKKQQILEIEDLHKQYFEIIYMMSSEMEIMNVEKDIDAKIYNAMQKNQRKFIVQEQIRILQDELGSETETDPEMIKLKDDLEKSGIYGTAKEKAMEEFAKLKKIPQMSPDFSVIRNYLDWMASVPWVQKTDDNFDLDNAKKILDEDHYGLDKPKDRVLDLLAVLKQLRDKNIIKPPKGQILCFVGPPGVGKTSLGRSIARALNRKFVRISVGGVRDEAEIRGHRRTYIGALPGKIIQAMKKAGTINPVILIDEIDKMSSDFRGDPSSAMLEVLDPEQNQTFNDHYLDVDYDLSQVLFITTANVQYQIPLPLQDRMETIEMRSYLDFEKLQIAKRHIIPKEIEEHGLEPKQVEFPDDMILRVIRDYTREAGVRNLERELSTIIRKVTRKVVMDKKKSNKPVKITDELINEYLGVTKFRNKAQDEKVKTRIGSITGLAWTSVGGDVLYIDVTVMKGTPSKLTLTGQLGDVMKESVSAGFSYIKANAAKFKIPATWFKDKEIHIHLPEGAIPKDGPSAGITMIMAMLSAITKMPAKTDVAMTGEITLRGNVLAIGGLNEKLLAALRSGIKTVLIPKENEKDLIEISDEIKSKLTIIPVEKVEEGFKYVFGTSKILFKK, from the coding sequence ATGGAAGAAACCCAGGAGCAAAGTGACGACAGTAACGTTCAGGACTCTCCCGGCACAAGCTTTCAAACCAGTACATCAAACGAAAAAGACAACCTTTCGCTTATTCCCGAAACGCTTCCCGTACTTCCTTTAAAGGATATAGTCGTATTTCCGTACATGATATTCCCTATACTTGCAGGGCGCGACTCCACTATAAAAGCGATTAACTTTTCGCTGGAGTCTCATAAATACATTCTGCTTGTTACGCAGGTAGATGAAAAAATAGAGGAGCCGACTTTTGAAAATCTTTACAAGACGGGAACAGTCGCGAAAATATTACAGGTGCTGCGCCTGCCTAACGGACTTATAAAAGTGCTCGTTGACGGCATCGCTCCGGCTACGATAGAGAAGTTCTCCAATGCAGAGTATATCTCGGCAACTGTCGGCGTGAAGATGACGGAATACACTGAAGATAATGAGCTTACGGCGCTGGTGCGACGCGCATCTACGCTGTTCCATCAGTACGTGCAGTCGAACAGGAATCTTCCGCAGGAATCTACAATTGCATTCGATAACATAAAGGAAGCGGACAGAAAGCTTTACTACATTGCCTCGGCAATTAATATCGATACACAGAAGAAGCAGCAGATACTTGAAATTGAGGACTTGCATAAGCAGTACTTTGAGATTATTTACATGATGAGCTCGGAGATGGAAATTATGAACGTGGAAAAAGATATCGACGCGAAGATATACAACGCCATGCAGAAGAATCAGAGGAAGTTTATTGTTCAGGAACAAATAAGGATTTTACAAGATGAGCTTGGCAGCGAGACAGAGACTGACCCGGAAATGATAAAGCTGAAGGACGACCTGGAGAAATCGGGTATATACGGCACAGCAAAAGAAAAGGCGATGGAGGAATTTGCAAAGCTAAAGAAGATTCCGCAGATGTCACCGGATTTTTCCGTAATAAGAAATTATCTGGACTGGATGGCATCAGTGCCGTGGGTGCAGAAGACTGACGATAACTTTGACCTGGACAACGCAAAGAAAATTTTAGATGAAGACCATTACGGACTTGATAAGCCGAAGGACAGAGTGCTTGACCTTCTTGCAGTACTGAAGCAGCTAAGAGATAAAAATATAATCAAGCCGCCTAAGGGGCAGATATTGTGTTTCGTAGGGCCTCCGGGAGTCGGGAAGACATCGCTCGGCCGCTCAATTGCGCGCGCGCTTAACAGAAAGTTTGTGAGAATTTCCGTCGGCGGTGTGAGAGATGAAGCGGAGATACGCGGTCACAGAAGGACTTACATCGGCGCATTGCCGGGCAAGATAATCCAGGCGATGAAAAAGGCAGGAACTATAAATCCCGTAATATTGATTGACGAGATAGATAAAATGAGCAGTGATTTCCGCGGCGACCCGTCATCGGCGATGCTGGAGGTGCTTGACCCGGAACAGAATCAGACGTTCAATGACCATTACTTAGATGTAGATTACGATTTATCGCAGGTATTGTTTATAACGACTGCAAACGTGCAGTATCAGATCCCGCTGCCTTTGCAGGACAGAATGGAAACGATAGAAATGCGCAGCTATTTAGACTTTGAAAAGCTGCAGATTGCGAAGAGACATATAATTCCGAAAGAGATTGAAGAGCACGGACTTGAGCCGAAGCAGGTTGAATTCCCCGATGATATGATTTTGAGAGTGATAAGAGATTACACAAGAGAGGCAGGGGTGAGAAATCTTGAGCGTGAGCTTTCTACTATAATAAGAAAAGTTACGCGTAAAGTAGTAATGGACAAAAAGAAGTCCAATAAGCCTGTTAAGATTACTGACGAGCTTATAAATGAATATCTTGGAGTAACGAAGTTCAGAAATAAAGCTCAGGATGAAAAAGTAAAGACACGCATCGGAAGTATTACAGGACTTGCATGGACGTCAGTCGGCGGTGATGTATTGTACATAGACGTAACTGTAATGAAAGGAACTCCATCTAAGCTTACGCTTACGGGACAGCTGGGAGACGTGATGAAGGAATCGGTAAGCGCAGGATTTTCATACATAAAAGCAAATGCAGCGAAGTTTAAAATCCCTGCAACTTGGTTCAAAGATAAAGAGATACATATTCACTTGCCTGAGGGAGCGATTCCAAAGGACGGTCCGTCAGCAGGAATTACGATGATAATGGCAATGCTATCTGCCATCACAAAAATGCCGGCGAAGACAGACGTTGCTATGACAGGTGAGATTACACTGAGAGGCAATGTGCTTGCAATCGGAGGACTAAATGAAAAACTGCTTGCTGCTTTAAGAAGCGGAATAAAGACGGTGTTGATTCCTAAGGAGAATGAGAAGGATTTGATTGAAATTTCAGATGAGATAAAATCGAAGCTGACTATTATTCCTGTAGAGAAAGTTGAAGAAGGATTTAAGTATGTGTTTGGAACTTCGAAGATTTTATTTAAAAAATAA
- a CDS encoding exo-alpha-sialidase, with protein sequence MKRFFVIILILPSLLFAQNDVKKNVQVNSKSTFFEPEEVTIAINPTNPNNFIGGANLDWYYYSTDKGKTWTEGKMPGPVIYGDPMVYFDMLGNAYYCHLGPFGNTGIMIARSSDGGKTWSNSKKIYGNDGSVPFMDKEWLTSDRSDSKFKNNLYISWTQFDKYGSSNPKDSSRILFSRSTDFGETFSSPIQISKYLGDAKDGDSTVEGAVPCVGPEGNLYIAWSGPQGIVFTKSLDGGVSFTKEKFVTKQIGGWAYDVAGIYRAGGLPFTDCDISNSPYKGTIYINYSDSTNNDHDIFIVKSTDEGETWSAPIRVNDDAVGNGKEQFMSHFCVDPVTGVINVLFYDRRNYEDSKTDVYLARSRDGGATFENIKISDSPFTPVKSIFFGDYIGISSYNNLVSCLWMRLEGTQLSVQNFTKQF encoded by the coding sequence ATGAAGAGATTTTTTGTCATTATTTTAATACTACCCTCGTTACTATTTGCGCAGAATGATGTTAAAAAAAATGTGCAGGTGAATTCGAAGTCAACTTTTTTTGAGCCGGAGGAAGTTACGATTGCAATCAATCCCACTAATCCGAATAATTTCATCGGCGGTGCGAACCTCGACTGGTATTATTACTCAACGGATAAGGGTAAGACATGGACTGAGGGCAAAATGCCGGGGCCGGTAATCTACGGTGACCCTATGGTTTACTTTGATATGCTTGGCAATGCATACTATTGCCACCTGGGACCATTTGGCAATACGGGAATTATGATTGCACGTTCATCTGACGGCGGGAAGACATGGAGCAACAGCAAAAAAATTTACGGCAATGACGGAAGTGTTCCTTTCATGGATAAAGAATGGCTTACATCGGATAGAAGCGATTCGAAGTTTAAAAATAATTTGTATATTTCCTGGACTCAGTTTGATAAGTACGGAAGCAGCAATCCAAAAGACTCATCCAGAATTTTATTTTCACGTTCAACAGATTTCGGTGAGACGTTCTCTTCTCCTATACAGATTTCAAAATATCTTGGTGATGCAAAGGACGGAGATTCAACTGTTGAAGGCGCAGTGCCGTGTGTAGGTCCCGAAGGCAACCTTTACATTGCATGGAGCGGACCGCAGGGAATTGTTTTCACAAAATCACTTGACGGCGGAGTATCTTTTACAAAAGAAAAATTTGTTACCAAACAAATCGGCGGATGGGCTTATGATGTTGCGGGAATTTACAGAGCGGGAGGATTGCCTTTCACTGATTGCGATATTTCAAACAGTCCTTACAAAGGAACGATTTATATAAACTACTCAGACAGCACGAATAACGACCACGATATTTTTATAGTAAAGTCAACCGATGAAGGCGAGACTTGGAGCGCGCCGATAAGAGTAAATGATGATGCAGTCGGCAACGGAAAAGAGCAGTTCATGAGTCACTTCTGCGTTGACCCTGTTACGGGAGTTATCAATGTTCTTTTTTATGACAGAAGAAATTATGAGGACAGCAAGACCGATGTTTATCTTGCGCGAAGCAGGGACGGGGGAGCAACGTTTGAAAATATAAAGATAAGCGATTCGCCTTTTACTCCGGTCAAATCAATTTTCTTCGGTGATTATATCGGAATTTCTTCCTATAATAATCTTGTATCGTGCTTATGGATGAGACTTGAAGGCACACAGTTATCAGTTCAGAATTTTACAAAACAATTTTAA
- the dnaX gene encoding DNA polymerase III subunit gamma/tau, which produces MAESKGYQVSARKYRPQRFDEVSSQEFVTDTLKNAIITEKIAHAYILSGPRGVGKTTIARIFAKALNCKNLQNGEPCNVCDSCVEITKGTHPDVFELDAASNRGIDDVRAIQDAAKFYPIKGKKKFFIVDEVHMLTGAAFNAMLKILEEPPEYLVFILATTNPEKVPQTILSRCQRFILKRIKIDEIMGNIKEIAKEEKIKIDEESLFLIAKLGDGALRDSQGIFDMAVSFCGENIKFEELNKFLNLPDKETFFKISDYIQEGNSKEIISFFNSLIDQGFDLQTFFNGLIEHLRNLLIITSTSNVELLNESDVIRSRYLETSKKYTEGQVLRLLKILFESEGRFKFSGNQKLLLESILIELCRVNAEVKDLAEMIAVVNALKNRSGEAKPVKQNFRITQSVVEVDKAIARNEEKQINTEAQVKKSLADMIKEMFNAEDYEIPQN; this is translated from the coding sequence TTGGCAGAGAGTAAAGGATATCAGGTATCGGCAAGGAAGTACAGACCGCAGAGATTCGATGAAGTTTCTTCACAGGAATTTGTAACGGATACACTTAAGAATGCAATCATCACCGAAAAAATTGCGCACGCATATATTTTAAGCGGACCGCGGGGTGTAGGCAAAACTACTATAGCAAGAATTTTTGCGAAAGCGCTTAACTGCAAAAATTTACAGAACGGCGAGCCGTGTAATGTTTGCGATAGCTGCGTTGAAATTACAAAGGGAACACATCCCGATGTATTCGAGCTCGATGCTGCATCAAACAGAGGTATCGATGACGTTCGCGCAATTCAGGATGCTGCAAAGTTTTATCCTATAAAAGGAAAGAAAAAATTCTTTATCGTCGATGAAGTTCATATGCTCACGGGAGCTGCGTTTAATGCAATGCTTAAAATCCTTGAAGAGCCGCCGGAGTATCTTGTATTTATTTTAGCAACAACCAATCCCGAGAAAGTCCCGCAGACAATTTTAAGCCGCTGTCAGAGATTTATTCTGAAGCGTATTAAGATAGACGAGATAATGGGCAACATAAAAGAGATTGCTAAAGAAGAGAAAATAAAAATTGATGAAGAGTCATTGTTTTTAATTGCGAAGCTGGGTGACGGCGCGCTGAGAGATTCACAGGGAATTTTTGATATGGCTGTTTCTTTCTGCGGAGAGAATATAAAGTTTGAAGAACTTAATAAATTCTTAAATCTCCCCGATAAAGAAACGTTCTTCAAAATTTCAGATTACATACAGGAAGGAAATTCAAAAGAAATTATTTCCTTCTTCAATTCTTTAATTGACCAGGGATTTGATTTGCAGACTTTCTTCAACGGGTTAATCGAGCACTTAAGAAATTTGTTAATCATAACTTCTACAAGTAATGTTGAGTTATTGAACGAATCGGATGTAATAAGAAGCCGTTATTTAGAGACTTCAAAAAAATATACAGAAGGGCAGGTATTGAGGCTTCTTAAAATTTTATTTGAGAGCGAAGGAAGATTTAAATTTTCAGGCAATCAGAAATTATTACTTGAATCAATTTTGATTGAGCTTTGCAGAGTGAATGCAGAAGTGAAAGACTTAGCCGAAATGATTGCAGTCGTAAATGCACTGAAGAACAGAAGCGGCGAAGCAAAACCGGTAAAGCAGAATTTCAGAATTACACAGTCAGTTGTTGAAGTAGATAAGGCAATTGCAAGAAATGAAGAGAAACAAATTAATACTGAAGCTCAGGTGAAAAAGTCTTTAGCAGATATGATAAAAGAGATGTTCAATGCAGAAGATTACGAGATACCTCAGAATTGA
- the speB gene encoding agmatinase: protein MKDKKYYSIKKNFLAIEEQYSDYKNSKIAILPVPYEVTTSYGKGTAKGPMAILKASHYVEFFDEELNRELCFEKGICSVKQLDMTDKRGSAALEYIQKHVAQLIADDKFVVTLGGEHTISTAPIKAHFDKYPDMTILHFDAHSDLREEYEGTKFSHACFAKRVSEFTTNITQVGIRAQSIEEYSYIKEKDIKTFYAYEIRNGRYGVDWQNMVLSTLSDNVYITFDVDYFDPSIMPSTGTPEPNGLYWAETMNLLKRLGETKNVVGFDVVELAPRKDFTYPDFMTAKLIYKMLNYFIK, encoded by the coding sequence ATGAAAGATAAAAAATACTATTCTATAAAGAAAAATTTTCTGGCGATAGAGGAGCAATACTCAGATTACAAAAATTCAAAAATTGCAATTCTGCCCGTGCCTTATGAAGTAACAACTTCTTATGGTAAAGGAACTGCTAAAGGACCAATGGCGATTTTAAAAGCTTCTCATTACGTGGAATTTTTTGATGAAGAACTCAACCGCGAATTATGTTTTGAGAAAGGAATCTGCTCCGTAAAGCAATTAGATATGACGGATAAACGGGGAAGCGCAGCGCTTGAGTATATTCAAAAGCATGTTGCTCAATTAATTGCAGATGATAAATTTGTTGTAACGCTTGGCGGCGAGCATACAATATCCACTGCTCCGATAAAAGCACACTTTGATAAATATCCCGATATGACAATTCTTCACTTCGATGCACACTCTGATTTAAGAGAAGAGTACGAAGGAACTAAATTTTCTCATGCATGTTTTGCTAAAAGAGTATCGGAGTTTACTACGAATATTACGCAGGTAGGCATAAGAGCTCAGAGCATAGAAGAGTATTCATACATTAAAGAAAAAGATATAAAAACTTTTTATGCTTATGAAATAAGGAATGGAAGATACGGAGTTGACTGGCAGAACATGGTGCTATCGACTTTAAGCGATAACGTTTACATAACTTTTGACGTGGATTATTTTGATCCTTCCATTATGCCTTCGACCGGAACTCCCGAACCGAACGGTTTATACTGGGCAGAGACAATGAATTTATTAAAACGTTTAGGGGAGACAAAGAACGTCGTTGGATTTGACGTAGTTGAACTTGCACCGAGAAAAGATTTTACATACCCTGATTTTATGACTGCGAAACTTATTTATAAGATGCTGAATTATTTTATAAAGTAA
- the nth gene encoding endonuclease III, translating to MNKNDVKKYALVVNKKLGELYPNAKCHIDYQNSFQLLISTVLAAQCTDIRVNATMVPLYKSKYKKPQDILDDGLENFRTEIKSINFYNNKAKAVIAICEMLVEKHRGKVPCDMDALTELAGVGRKSASVVLGNTCGVHDVIIVDTHLKRVAGRLGLIKNEDPTKIEFELKELIPPTDQWHFSMRIGEHGRVVCHARKPNCPECAFNQSCPSSLVKDGQPAITKTAKISKPKN from the coding sequence ATGAATAAGAACGATGTAAAAAAGTATGCTCTTGTAGTTAATAAGAAGCTCGGCGAATTATATCCCAATGCTAAGTGCCATATAGATTATCAGAATTCATTTCAGTTATTGATATCAACCGTCCTTGCAGCGCAATGCACTGATATAAGAGTAAATGCTACGATGGTGCCTCTGTATAAATCAAAGTATAAAAAACCGCAGGATATTTTGGATGACGGATTAGAAAATTTCCGGACAGAAATTAAGTCAATTAATTTTTACAATAATAAAGCGAAGGCAGTAATTGCAATTTGCGAAATGTTAGTGGAGAAACATAGAGGGAAAGTCCCCTGTGATATGGATGCGCTTACTGAACTTGCAGGTGTCGGAAGAAAATCTGCCAGCGTTGTGCTGGGCAATACATGCGGAGTGCATGACGTTATTATTGTGGATACTCATTTAAAAAGAGTAGCAGGAAGGCTTGGGCTTATAAAGAACGAAGACCCTACAAAAATAGAATTTGAACTGAAAGAGTTAATTCCTCCGACTGACCAGTGGCATTTTTCAATGAGAATCGGTGAGCACGGAAGAGTTGTGTGCCATGCAAGAAAGCCGAACTGCCCTGAGTGTGCTTTCAATCAGTCATGTCCTTCAAGTCTTGTAAAAGACGGTCAGCCTGCAATTACTAAGACTGCTAAAATTTCTAAACCAAAAAATTAA
- a CDS encoding HAD hydrolase family protein yields the protein MPKPFSNETLSKIEVILMDLDGCLTTGHIVYLSSGEDLKIFNTHDGYGITRAKKLGIKFGVISGMSSLVNQRRVDRLKIDHLYQDVDDKTLPYKELKEMYKLGDENFAYIGDDEFDIGLLKLVGFSCCPNNAMAEVKKNVDYVCAKDGGQGCVREIIDMILKAKGLI from the coding sequence ATGCCAAAACCTTTCTCGAACGAAACACTTTCTAAGATAGAAGTTATATTAATGGACCTTGACGGATGCCTCACAACAGGCCATATTGTTTACTTAAGCTCAGGCGAAGATTTAAAAATATTCAATACTCATGACGGTTACGGAATTACAAGGGCAAAGAAGCTCGGAATAAAGTTCGGAGTTATAAGCGGAATGAGTTCGCTTGTGAACCAGAGAAGAGTTGACAGACTTAAAATAGATCATTTATATCAGGATGTTGATGATAAGACATTGCCTTATAAAGAGCTGAAGGAAATGTATAAGCTCGGCGATGAAAATTTTGCGTATATTGGCGATGATGAGTTTGATATTGGCTTATTGAAACTTGTGGGATTTTCATGCTGCCCGAATAATGCGATGGCGGAAGTAAAGAAGAATGTTGATTACGTCTGCGCAAAAGACGGCGGTCAGGGCTGTGTAAGGGAGATTATTGACATGATTTTGAAGGCTAAGGGCTTGATATAA
- the rpmE gene encoding 50S ribosomal protein L31: protein MKKAFHPKYYKTDVICNCGENRGVIFTTRSTVPEIKVEICSLCHPYFTGTQKIIDTAGRVEKFNKKYGKKKIEVTPEK, encoded by the coding sequence ATGAAAAAAGCATTTCATCCGAAATATTATAAAACCGACGTTATCTGCAACTGCGGAGAGAATAGAGGAGTCATTTTTACAACACGTTCAACTGTTCCTGAAATCAAGGTTGAAATATGCTCATTATGTCATCCATACTTCACGGGTACGCAAAAAATTATAGATACAGCAGGTAGAGTTGAAAAGTTCAATAAAAAATACGGCAAAAAGAAAATAGAAGTTACTCCTGAAAAGTAA
- a CDS encoding MBL fold metallo-hydrolase, with protein sequence MWIVVLVVIIILVISVLLFLKSKVFGALPEEGKYSSSPNYKNGAFRNLEVTPMMGDKTSGHQMTMLSALWKFLNKPKNTRPPGPLPFVKTDLKNLDYDAPAIVWFGHSSYLISFKGINILVDPVFSGRVSPVPIGGKAFKGTNEYQAEHMPEIDILILTHDHYDHLDYKTITELHPKVKKIYTSLGVSPHLLRWGVEQGKINEMDWNYSENVSENIKLTALTGRHFSGRQFKRNQSLWNSFVLEFFGFKIYVGGDSGYGKHFKEIISKYGPFDIALLECAQYGEGWPYIHMTPEQSHHAAVDINTKVLFPVHWGKFALALHPWDEPMHRLLAANKNNEVEITTPMIGEVVVMNEKLPKSKWWEKV encoded by the coding sequence ATCTGGATAGTTGTATTAGTTGTAATAATAATTTTAGTAATAAGTGTTCTTTTATTTTTGAAGTCGAAAGTGTTTGGAGCTTTGCCTGAAGAAGGAAAGTATTCTTCATCTCCGAATTACAAAAACGGAGCGTTCAGAAATCTTGAAGTAACTCCCATGATGGGTGATAAAACATCGGGGCACCAAATGACTATGCTGAGTGCACTATGGAAATTTTTAAATAAGCCGAAGAATACACGGCCGCCCGGACCGCTGCCGTTTGTAAAAACTGATTTGAAAAATCTTGATTACGATGCGCCGGCAATTGTTTGGTTTGGACATTCCTCATATCTAATTTCATTCAAAGGAATAAATATTTTAGTTGACCCTGTTTTCAGTGGAAGAGTTTCACCTGTTCCTATAGGAGGAAAAGCATTCAAAGGTACTAATGAATATCAGGCTGAACACATGCCTGAGATTGATATTCTGATTTTAACACACGACCATTATGACCATCTCGATTACAAGACAATAACTGAGCTGCATCCAAAGGTAAAAAAGATTTATACTTCACTTGGAGTTAGTCCGCATTTATTAAGATGGGGAGTTGAGCAGGGTAAGATTAACGAGATGGACTGGAACTACTCTGAGAACGTCTCTGAAAATATTAAACTGACTGCCTTAACGGGAAGACATTTTTCGGGAAGACAGTTTAAAAGAAATCAGTCACTGTGGAATTCATTTGTACTGGAGTTCTTCGGCTTTAAAATTTATGTAGGTGGTGATTCAGGATACGGAAAACACTTTAAAGAAATTATTTCAAAGTACGGACCATTTGATATTGCACTGCTCGAGTGCGCGCAGTATGGTGAAGGCTGGCCGTATATACATATGACTCCCGAACAATCTCATCATGCAGCAGTTGATATAAATACAAAAGTTTTATTCCCGGTTCACTGGGGAAAATTTGCATTGGCGTTGCATCCATGGGATGAGCCGATGCATAGGTTATTAGCTGCGAATAAGAATAATGAAGTTGAGATAACTACTCCGATGATTGGTGAAGTTGTAGTGATGAATGAGAAATTGCCTAAGAGTAAGTGGTGGGAGAA